From one Bacillus sp. (in: firmicutes) genomic stretch:
- a CDS encoding pyridoxal phosphate-dependent aminotransferase: MTLADRVSALTPSSTLAITAKAKEMKAKGIDVIGLGAGEPDFNTPEHILKAATESMHAGQTKYTPSGGLPALKEAIIRKFKQDQGLDYTSSEIIVTSGAKHALYTLFQVLLNEGDEVIIPIPYWVSYPEQVKLAGGVPVFIEGKEEQHFKITPEQLKEAITERTKAVIINSPSNPTGMLYSEEELRAIGEVCIEKGVLIVSDEIYEKLIYGGAKHVSIAQLSSELKDQTIIINGVSKSHSMTGWRIGYAAGNQQIIKAMTDLASHSTSNPTTTAQFASIAAYEGTQVPVEEMRQAFEERLNIIYDQLVAIPGFSCVKPQGAFYLFPNVKKAAEWTGYANVDDFAKALLEEAKVAVIPGSGFGAPDNIRLSYATSLQLLEKAIQRIHSFVEQKMAK; the protein is encoded by the coding sequence ATTACTTTAGCTGACCGTGTGAGTGCTTTAACACCTTCATCTACATTAGCAATTACGGCAAAAGCAAAAGAAATGAAAGCAAAAGGAATTGACGTGATTGGGCTTGGTGCAGGGGAGCCTGATTTTAATACACCAGAACATATTTTAAAAGCAGCGACCGAGTCCATGCATGCAGGACAAACGAAATATACACCGTCTGGAGGATTACCAGCCTTAAAAGAAGCGATTATTCGAAAATTTAAACAAGATCAAGGGTTAGATTATACCTCTTCTGAAATTATCGTCACTAGTGGCGCAAAGCATGCATTATATACTCTTTTCCAAGTATTACTAAACGAAGGGGATGAAGTAATTATTCCAATTCCTTATTGGGTCAGCTATCCTGAACAAGTGAAATTAGCTGGAGGAGTTCCTGTATTCATTGAAGGTAAAGAAGAGCAACATTTCAAGATTACTCCCGAACAATTAAAAGAAGCCATTACCGAACGAACAAAAGCGGTTATAATTAATTCACCTAGCAATCCGACAGGGATGTTATATAGCGAAGAAGAGTTGAGAGCCATTGGTGAAGTTTGTATCGAAAAAGGAGTTCTTATCGTTTCTGATGAAATTTATGAAAAGCTCATTTATGGTGGAGCCAAACACGTTTCGATTGCCCAATTGTCCTCTGAATTAAAAGATCAAACCATCATTATTAACGGTGTTTCTAAATCACATTCCATGACAGGTTGGCGCATTGGTTATGCAGCAGGTAACCAACAAATCATAAAAGCGATGACGGACTTAGCGAGTCATTCAACATCCAACCCAACGACAACCGCACAGTTTGCTAGCATTGCTGCGTATGAAGGCACGCAAGTACCAGTGGAAGAAATGCGCCAAGCGTTTGAAGAGCGGTTAAATATCATTTACGACCAATTAGTGGCAATTCCTGGCTTTTCTTGTGTCAAGCCGCAAGGAGCGTTTTATCTGTTTCCAAATGTGAAAAAAGCGGCAGAATGGACAGGATACGCTAACGTAGATGACTTTGCCAAAGCGTTACTTGAAGAGGCCAAAGTAGCGGTGATTCCTGGTTCTGGTTTTGGGGCACCGGATAACATTCGGTTATCGTATGCGACATCTTTACAATTACTAGAAAAAGCAATTCAACGTATTCATTCATTCGTTGAACAAAAAATGGCTAAGTAA
- a CDS encoding DUF5590 domain-containing protein — MKKKVTIIFFGLLLLVGAGYLYVQASAPFKNAEQEAFRLAKQLADITNPETFYWYHGTSSYYVVIGLRENGKKYVVWINKETKHTTVLRWDQGISEQEAIQKLKTDKSPKKILHAHLGMERTIPLWEIAYINEHDQLNYYYIRFDTGEWWRTIEKL, encoded by the coding sequence ATGAAAAAAAAGGTCACCATTATTTTTTTCGGCTTATTACTTCTTGTTGGAGCGGGTTACTTATATGTTCAAGCAAGCGCTCCTTTTAAAAACGCTGAACAAGAAGCTTTTCGTTTAGCTAAACAATTGGCGGACATTACCAATCCAGAGACCTTTTATTGGTATCATGGAACATCTAGTTATTATGTCGTCATTGGGTTAAGGGAAAACGGAAAAAAATATGTTGTTTGGATAAATAAGGAAACGAAACATACGACAGTCCTTCGATGGGACCAAGGAATATCAGAACAAGAAGCGATTCAGAAATTAAAGACAGATAAATCGCCAAAAAAAATTCTACATGCCCATTTAGGGATGGAGAGGACAATTCCCTTATGGGAGATTGCTTATATTAACGAACATGATCAATTAAATTATTATTACATTCGTTTTGATACTGGGGAATGGTGGAGAACTATTGAAAAACTTTAA
- a CDS encoding YpmA family protein, translating to MDSKIEILSSVKVDYHEDLYKIVDLLNRTLKRNDLMFGLSLDPENKDKAIFTIYRT from the coding sequence GTGGATAGCAAAATCGAGATTTTATCATCTGTAAAAGTTGACTATCATGAAGATCTGTACAAAATTGTTGATTTATTAAATCGGACCTTGAAACGTAACGATTTAATGTTTGGTTTAAGCTTAGATCCAGAAAATAAAGATAAAGCTATTTTTACCATTTATCGTACATAA